A single region of the Ziziphus jujuba cultivar Dongzao chromosome 10, ASM3175591v1 genome encodes:
- the LOC107410943 gene encoding uncharacterized protein LOC107410943 isoform X3 gives MANKQEDNIISLVVLVDKEKKRVIFAESDDDLVDTLFSFMTIPVGTIIRLSSDKSAVKIGCINNLFKSVENIDDKHFHSRAFKQMLLSPRNNAESHCSKLKLKIDQQTTRYFRCSETTCFELLSHYEGCLCRCGGLMDAEVSIRKGESKTLDKDGGVFVKGMSRFIISDDLQVMSMSTAASLSLVSKLGIMDWSGIEMNIFTLGVGEVLNLLVCSLVCKTPLTETLLKHKPATELDTGNFVQGKPVEYQMEDKKNIRNGKISIKLMVSKSKKKVCYAEAKKDFVNLLLSFLTIPLGHFLKQKCSSSLNGCIDHLYKSVQDLDEQSLKSNYHKEMLVSPKLASGIGYENDLLGIEEASHPPYYHTYGRYGEYFVTNDKSLIRGTEITELKVVDPKPHNEDGGGFITGQAIFIVTDNLIIRPISSILGLSILNDLKIPFNDIEEQTVLVGKEEVTQSLSYTY, from the exons ATGGCTAATAAACAAGAGGATAATATTATTAGCTTGGTAGTCTTGGTGGACAAGGAGAAAAAAAGGGTCATTTTTGCTGAGTCTGATGATGATTTGGTCGACACTCTCTTTAGTTTTATGACAATTCCTGTGGGAACAATTATCAGGCTTTCCTCTGACAAATCAGCAGTGAAGATAGGTTGCATAAACAACTTATTCAAAAGCGTTGAGAATATTGACGATAAGCATTTCCATTCTAGAGCATTCAAGCAGATGTTGCTAAGTCCCCGCAATAATGCCGAATCTCATTGCAGTAAGCTGAAGCTGAAAATAGATCAACAGACTACTAGGTACTTTCGTTGCAGCGAAACAACTTGTTTCGAGCTATTGAGTCATTACGAAGGTTGTCTTTGTAGATGTGGAGGACTCATGGATGCAGAAGTATCTATAAGAAAAGGAGAGTCGAAAACGCTTGATAAAGATGGAGGTGTATTTGTCAAAGGGATGAGCAGATTCATAATCAGTGATGATCTACAAGTGATGTCCATGTCCACTGCAGCAAGCTTATCTTTGGTTTCCAAGCTTGGAATTATGGATTGGAGTGGCATTGAGATGAACATTTTCACTTTAGGAGTTGGTGAG GTTTTGAATTTGCTTGTGTGCTCATTAGTATGTAAAACACCATTGACAGAAACTCTTTTGAAGCACAAACCAGCGACCGAGTTAGACACAGGAAATTTTGTTCAAGGAAAACCTGTTGAATACCAAATGGAAGACAAGAAGAATATTCGAAATGGAAAGATCTCTATCAAGCTTATGGTGAGCAAATCTAAGAAGAAAGTTTGTTATGCAGAAGCAAAGAAAGACTTTGTTAATTTGCTCCTCAGTTTCCTAACCATTCCACTTGGgcattttttgaaacaaaaatgtAGCAGTTCTTTGAATGGATGCATAGATCACTTGTATAAGAGTGTACAAGATCTTGATGAGCAAAGCTTGAAGTCCAATTACCACAAAGAAATGCTGGTCAGTCCCAAGCTTGCCTCTGGTATTGGTTATGAGAATGATTTATTAGGTATTGAGGAAGCCTCACATCCTCCATATTACCATACATACGGACGCTATGGTGAATATTTTGTAACCAATGATAAAAGTCTTATTCGTGGTACAGAGATAACTGAACTGAAAGTTGTGGATCCAAAACCTCATAATGAAGATGGTGGAGGATTTATAACAGGACAGGCAATTTTCATAGTGACAGATAATCTGATAATAAGACCTATATCTTCAATCTTAGGCCTCTCCATTCTCAATGACTTGAAGATACCTTTTAATGACATTGAGGAGCAAACTGTGCTTGTGGGCAAGGAGGAGGTAACTCAAAGCCTTTCGTATACGTACTAA
- the LOC107410943 gene encoding uncharacterized protein LOC107410943 isoform X1 has translation MANKQEDNIISLVVLVDKEKKRVIFAESDDDLVDTLFSFMTIPVGTIIRLSSDKSAVKIGCINNLFKSVENIDDKHFHSRAFKQMLLSPRNNAESHCSKLKLKIDQQTTRYFRCSETTCFELLSHYEGCLCRCGGLMDAEVSIRKGESKTLDKDGGVFVKGMSRFIISDDLQVMSMSTAASLSLVSKLGIMDWSGIEMNIFTLGVGEVLNLLVCSLVCKTPLTETLLKHKPATELDTGNFVQGKPVEYQMEDKKNIRNGKISIKLMVSKSKKKVCYAEAKKDFVNLLLSFLTIPLGHFLKQKCSSSLNGCIDHLYKSVQDLDEQSLKSNYHKEMLVSPKLASGIGYENDLLGIEEASHPPYYHTYGRYGEYFVTNDKSLIRGTEITELKVVDPKPHNEDGGGFITGQAIFIVTDNLIIRPISSILGLSILNDLKIPFNDIEEQTVLVGKEEALSLLQTCLASESALTKAFIRRKSSVPRWYHIILCNIKTFIAICLIFVTCIATCYFLF, from the exons ATGGCTAATAAACAAGAGGATAATATTATTAGCTTGGTAGTCTTGGTGGACAAGGAGAAAAAAAGGGTCATTTTTGCTGAGTCTGATGATGATTTGGTCGACACTCTCTTTAGTTTTATGACAATTCCTGTGGGAACAATTATCAGGCTTTCCTCTGACAAATCAGCAGTGAAGATAGGTTGCATAAACAACTTATTCAAAAGCGTTGAGAATATTGACGATAAGCATTTCCATTCTAGAGCATTCAAGCAGATGTTGCTAAGTCCCCGCAATAATGCCGAATCTCATTGCAGTAAGCTGAAGCTGAAAATAGATCAACAGACTACTAGGTACTTTCGTTGCAGCGAAACAACTTGTTTCGAGCTATTGAGTCATTACGAAGGTTGTCTTTGTAGATGTGGAGGACTCATGGATGCAGAAGTATCTATAAGAAAAGGAGAGTCGAAAACGCTTGATAAAGATGGAGGTGTATTTGTCAAAGGGATGAGCAGATTCATAATCAGTGATGATCTACAAGTGATGTCCATGTCCACTGCAGCAAGCTTATCTTTGGTTTCCAAGCTTGGAATTATGGATTGGAGTGGCATTGAGATGAACATTTTCACTTTAGGAGTTGGTGAG GTTTTGAATTTGCTTGTGTGCTCATTAGTATGTAAAACACCATTGACAGAAACTCTTTTGAAGCACAAACCAGCGACCGAGTTAGACACAGGAAATTTTGTTCAAGGAAAACCTGTTGAATACCAAATGGAAGACAAGAAGAATATTCGAAATGGAAAGATCTCTATCAAGCTTATGGTGAGCAAATCTAAGAAGAAAGTTTGTTATGCAGAAGCAAAGAAAGACTTTGTTAATTTGCTCCTCAGTTTCCTAACCATTCCACTTGGgcattttttgaaacaaaaatgtAGCAGTTCTTTGAATGGATGCATAGATCACTTGTATAAGAGTGTACAAGATCTTGATGAGCAAAGCTTGAAGTCCAATTACCACAAAGAAATGCTGGTCAGTCCCAAGCTTGCCTCTGGTATTGGTTATGAGAATGATTTATTAGGTATTGAGGAAGCCTCACATCCTCCATATTACCATACATACGGACGCTATGGTGAATATTTTGTAACCAATGATAAAAGTCTTATTCGTGGTACAGAGATAACTGAACTGAAAGTTGTGGATCCAAAACCTCATAATGAAGATGGTGGAGGATTTATAACAGGACAGGCAATTTTCATAGTGACAGATAATCTGATAATAAGACCTATATCTTCAATCTTAGGCCTCTCCATTCTCAATGACTTGAAGATACCTTTTAATGACATTGAGGAGCAAACTGTGCTTGTGGGCAAGGAGGAG GCTTTGAGTCTTTTACAGACTTGTCTTGCATCGGAATCTGCTCTGACCAAAGCCTTCATTAGGAGAAAATCTTCAGTACCACGATGGTACCACATCATACTATGCAACATCAAAACATTTATTGCTATCTGTTTAATATTTGTCACATGTATTGCCAcctgttattttttattttga
- the LOC107410943 gene encoding uncharacterized protein LOC107410943 isoform X2: MANKQEDNIISLVVLVDKEKKRVIFAESDDDLVDTLFSFMTIPVGTIIRLSSDKSAVKIGCINNLFKSVENIDDKHFHSRAFKQMLLSPRNNAESHCSKLKLKIDQQTTRYFRCSETTCFELLSHYEGCLCRCGGLMDAEVSIRKGESKTLDKDGGVFVKGMSRFIISDDLQVMSMSTAASLSLVSKLGIMDWSGIEMNIFTLGVGEVLNLLVCSLVCKTPLTETLLKHKPATELDTGNFVQGKPVEYQMEDKKNIRNGKISIKLMVSKSKKKVCYAEAKKDFVNLLLSFLTIPLGHFLKQKCSSSLNGCIDHLYKSVQDLDEQSLKSNYHKEMLVSPKLASGIGYENDLLEITELKVVDPKPHNEDGGGFITGQAIFIVTDNLIIRPISSILGLSILNDLKIPFNDIEEQTVLVGKEEALSLLQTCLASESALTKAFIRRKSSVPRWYHIILCNIKTFIAICLIFVTCIATCYFLF, from the exons ATGGCTAATAAACAAGAGGATAATATTATTAGCTTGGTAGTCTTGGTGGACAAGGAGAAAAAAAGGGTCATTTTTGCTGAGTCTGATGATGATTTGGTCGACACTCTCTTTAGTTTTATGACAATTCCTGTGGGAACAATTATCAGGCTTTCCTCTGACAAATCAGCAGTGAAGATAGGTTGCATAAACAACTTATTCAAAAGCGTTGAGAATATTGACGATAAGCATTTCCATTCTAGAGCATTCAAGCAGATGTTGCTAAGTCCCCGCAATAATGCCGAATCTCATTGCAGTAAGCTGAAGCTGAAAATAGATCAACAGACTACTAGGTACTTTCGTTGCAGCGAAACAACTTGTTTCGAGCTATTGAGTCATTACGAAGGTTGTCTTTGTAGATGTGGAGGACTCATGGATGCAGAAGTATCTATAAGAAAAGGAGAGTCGAAAACGCTTGATAAAGATGGAGGTGTATTTGTCAAAGGGATGAGCAGATTCATAATCAGTGATGATCTACAAGTGATGTCCATGTCCACTGCAGCAAGCTTATCTTTGGTTTCCAAGCTTGGAATTATGGATTGGAGTGGCATTGAGATGAACATTTTCACTTTAGGAGTTGGTGAG GTTTTGAATTTGCTTGTGTGCTCATTAGTATGTAAAACACCATTGACAGAAACTCTTTTGAAGCACAAACCAGCGACCGAGTTAGACACAGGAAATTTTGTTCAAGGAAAACCTGTTGAATACCAAATGGAAGACAAGAAGAATATTCGAAATGGAAAGATCTCTATCAAGCTTATGGTGAGCAAATCTAAGAAGAAAGTTTGTTATGCAGAAGCAAAGAAAGACTTTGTTAATTTGCTCCTCAGTTTCCTAACCATTCCACTTGGgcattttttgaaacaaaaatgtAGCAGTTCTTTGAATGGATGCATAGATCACTTGTATAAGAGTGTACAAGATCTTGATGAGCAAAGCTTGAAGTCCAATTACCACAAAGAAATGCTGGTCAGTCCCAAGCTTGCCTCTGGTATTGGTTATGAGAATGATTTATTAG AGATAACTGAACTGAAAGTTGTGGATCCAAAACCTCATAATGAAGATGGTGGAGGATTTATAACAGGACAGGCAATTTTCATAGTGACAGATAATCTGATAATAAGACCTATATCTTCAATCTTAGGCCTCTCCATTCTCAATGACTTGAAGATACCTTTTAATGACATTGAGGAGCAAACTGTGCTTGTGGGCAAGGAGGAG GCTTTGAGTCTTTTACAGACTTGTCTTGCATCGGAATCTGCTCTGACCAAAGCCTTCATTAGGAGAAAATCTTCAGTACCACGATGGTACCACATCATACTATGCAACATCAAAACATTTATTGCTATCTGTTTAATATTTGTCACATGTATTGCCAcctgttattttttattttga